The following coding sequences are from one Cercospora beticola chromosome 4, complete sequence window:
- a CDS encoding uncharacterized protein (BUSCO:EOG09265BAK), with translation MSQQQISAKKQQELQVQYSNYKETLQAIAQKIGDVEQETEEHKLVLETLTPLSGDRKCFRMINGVLTERTVKDVLPALQTNADGLKKVLDDLVKQYTNKQTEMEKWKKKNNIQVVQQ, from the exons ATGTCTCAACAGCAGATAtctgcgaagaagcagcaag AGCTGCAAGTCCAATATTCAAATTACAAGGAAACGCTCCAAGCCATCGCACAGAAAATCGGCGACGTCGAGCAAGAAACCGAAGAACACAA GTTGGTGCTAGAGACATTGACGCCATTGTCTGGTGATCGCAAGTGTTTCCGGATGATCAATGGCGTTCTTACCGAGAGGACTGTGAAGGATGTTTTGCCTGCTCTTCAGACGAACGCGGATGGTTTGAAGAAGGTGCTGGACGATCTTGTGAAACAGTATACGAATAAGCAGAcggagatggagaagtggAAG AAAAAGAACAATATCCAGGTCGTGCAGCAATGA